From Fibrobacter sp.:
TAGCGTTTTCAAATGTACCACCTCAGAAGTGGTTGCTTTAAGGTTCTGCAAAGTTATTATTTTTATTTGTTTTTGCGTCTCATTGAGTCGCCTTTCAGTTCAATGCGAGTGGCGTTAGCCAGGAGCCTGTCCATTATGGCATCGGCAAGCGTAGGTTCATTGATGTAGTCGTACCATTTTGCAATGGGCAGCTGCGACGTCACGATTACGGATTTCCGTTGATAGCAGTCCTCAAGGATCTGCAGCAAGGCAAGCCGCGAGTTATTATCGAGCGGCTGCAAGCCGAAGTCATCGAAGATGACGAGGTCATTGCGTTCGATATGATTGATGACCTTCAACATGCTTCCGTCAAGTTTAGCGAGCGCGATGCGCTCGATGAACTTGTTCATTGAGAAGTACTCCACGCGATGCCCCATGAAGCAGGCCTGGCGGCCTATGGCACAGGCAAGGAACGACTTGCCACAGCCAGTCTTGCCGTCAATGAGGATGTTCTCGGCTCTGCCGATGAAGCTGCAGTCCATGATTTTTAGAAGTGTCTCTTTTGTGAGGTTCCTTTCCTTGGTGCAGATTACATCTTCAAAGACTGCGTTGTACCTGAGCTTGCTTGTCTTCAGATACATTTCGGTTCTGCGCTGGTTGCGGTACTGGTTTTCTGCTTCAGCCAGCTTTGCGACAAACTGATCCAGTGTCGGCCATTCGTTTACTGGCAGCGTCTGAAGAGCCTTGTAGCATTCAGCCATGCCCTTCAGCTTGAGTTCCTCCAACTGGAGGATTGTTTCTTGAGTGTTCATTTGATTGACGTATTTTGTGTGCCAGTTGTTTTATTATCGATATGCCTCCGCTCCTCTC
This genomic window contains:
- the istB gene encoding IS21-like element helper ATPase IstB: MNTQETILQLEELKLKGMAECYKALQTLPVNEWPTLDQFVAKLAEAENQYRNQRRTEMYLKTSKLRYNAVFEDVICTKERNLTKETLLKIMDCSFIGRAENILIDGKTGCGKSFLACAIGRQACFMGHRVEYFSMNKFIERIALAKLDGSMLKVINHIERNDLVIFDDFGLQPLDNNSRLALLQILEDCYQRKSVIVTSQLPIAKWYDYINEPTLADAIMDRLLANATRIELKGDSMRRKNK